ACACTCGGTGGGGCCGCGTCGGCTCAGCCGAACGAATTCGACTACAAGCGCATCGTGCGCGCCTTGGAACAACGGCGTCGCTACCGCTATGTCACGCCAGTCGTGACGAAAACGGCGAACGGCTATCGCATTCAGAGCCCGTGTTGTTCGCGGAACGTCGACCCGGACGGCGGCGTCATCGATATCGCCTTAGTGCTCTTCGACGAGCGCAAGGGCAATTGGCGCCTTCTTCGCAAGGACCATGCAATCGGCGTGTGGGAGCTCGACAGCGAGTTTCCACGTCTTGCTGAGTTGCTCGACCATCTCAAGGAAGACGCCGAGCGGCGCTTCTGGCAGTGAGTTTGATCTCGACAGAGGATAGATGATGGCGATCAGCGACGTGGAACTG
Above is a genomic segment from Methylocystis rosea containing:
- a CDS encoding DUF3024 domain-containing protein yields the protein MASMRPTVTTLGGAASAQPNEFDYKRIVRALEQRRRYRYVTPVVTKTANGYRIQSPCCSRNVDPDGGVIDIALVLFDERKGNWRLLRKDHAIGVWELDSEFPRLAELLDHLKEDAERRFWQ